A genomic region of Chloroflexi bacterium ADurb.Bin180 contains the following coding sequences:
- the epr gene encoding Minor extracellular protease Epr precursor, whose protein sequence is MSGESRPAWSQQFAAAALRQLKSTGPLGGIDAAWAWGGSTGRGVKVAVVDSGVEADHPAVGGQWRGGVIVNYDGRTRSRVRVEEDCERVDLYGHGTACAGIIHSLAPEAELYSVRVLGRDLTGRAFQFAGGLRWAIDNDMQVINLSLSTGREEYFGLFHELADDAYFKNCLLVSAANNVPGASYPSLYSSVLSVAAHEGKDPYTFYYNPSPPVEFGAPGIDVPVAWQNGSTIVTTGNSFAAPHIAGIVTLIRSKHPELTPFQIKTVLFATSANAHRT, encoded by the coding sequence ATGAGTGGAGAGTCAAGGCCAGCCTGGTCGCAGCAGTTTGCCGCCGCAGCGCTGCGCCAGCTCAAGTCGACCGGACCCTTGGGCGGCATCGACGCGGCCTGGGCCTGGGGTGGTTCTACCGGCAGGGGCGTGAAGGTTGCTGTCGTCGACAGCGGAGTAGAAGCTGACCATCCGGCGGTTGGTGGGCAATGGCGAGGCGGCGTGATTGTCAACTACGATGGCCGGACCAGGTCCAGGGTTCGTGTGGAAGAGGACTGTGAGAGGGTGGATTTATACGGGCACGGTACTGCCTGCGCCGGGATCATTCATAGCCTGGCCCCGGAGGCGGAGCTATACAGTGTCAGGGTGCTTGGCCGGGACCTGACCGGCCGGGCTTTCCAGTTCGCCGGAGGCTTGCGTTGGGCAATAGACAACGACATGCAGGTGATCAACCTTAGCCTGAGCACGGGGCGGGAGGAGTACTTTGGGCTGTTCCACGAGTTGGCAGACGATGCATACTTCAAGAACTGCCTCCTCGTGTCGGCGGCGAACAATGTCCCCGGGGCCAGTTACCCCTCGCTGTACTCATCAGTGCTCTCGGTCGCGGCTCACGAGGGGAAGGACCCGTACACTTTCTACTACAATCCTTCACCACCGGTAGAGTTCGGCGCGCCGGGTATCGATGTGCCAGTGGCGTGGCAGAACGGCAGCACCATTGTGACGACAGGCAACAGCTTTGCGGCGCCTCATATTGCCGGGATTGTGACCCTGATTCGCTCCAAGCACCCCGAGCTCACTCCCTTTCAGATCAAGACCGTGCTGTTTGCGACAAGCGCAAACGCGCATCGGACATAG
- a CDS encoding GAF domain protein translates to MSKRKQGTEDESLAAQLGHWLTAVEASGVAILPEAGNELLQTIVEAAARLFGAAAASIALLDESQEKLVFRVATGAGASEVIGLAVSVGQGIAGYVVATGQPMAVSSVQEDPRFARDTARKTGYVPKSILAMPLLYDDRPLGVIEVLDKIDAPSFGMQDMELLGIFARQAAVAIRAATFQRNLRHALLAGLQNLAQSDNSIRFDGLEQVMTEGQDPQGTEQILAVARTLSSLYKLGDAEREACLKVLEAFAVLADSRPRPGR, encoded by the coding sequence ATGAGCAAACGTAAACAAGGGACAGAGGACGAGTCACTGGCGGCTCAGCTTGGGCACTGGCTGACGGCCGTCGAAGCTTCTGGCGTAGCCATTCTGCCGGAAGCCGGCAACGAGCTTCTGCAGACGATTGTCGAGGCGGCGGCTCGCCTCTTTGGGGCAGCAGCAGCCTCCATTGCGCTACTGGATGAGTCGCAGGAGAAGCTGGTGTTTCGTGTGGCGACGGGAGCGGGAGCTTCCGAAGTGATCGGCCTTGCAGTTTCAGTGGGGCAGGGCATCGCCGGATACGTGGTGGCTACCGGTCAGCCGATGGCCGTATCCAGCGTGCAGGAGGATCCTCGCTTTGCGCGGGACACGGCCCGCAAGACTGGCTACGTGCCCAAATCCATTCTGGCTATGCCTCTGCTCTACGACGACAGGCCGCTCGGCGTGATCGAGGTCCTCGACAAGATCGATGCACCGTCGTTTGGCATGCAAGACATGGAGTTGCTGGGCATTTTTGCTCGGCAGGCCGCGGTAGCCATCCGTGCCGCGACGTTTCAGCGCAATCTGCGCCATGCGCTCCTCGCGGGGCTGCAGAACCTCGCCCAGTCGGACAACTCGATTAGGTTCGACGGGTTGGAACAAGTGATGACGGAAGGGCAGGATCCGCAAGGGACAGAGCAGATCCTCGCTGTTGCCAGAACCCTGAGTTCTTTGTACAAGCTGGGCGACGCTGAGCGTGAGGCATGCCTGAAGGTGCTCGAAGCCTTCGCAGTCCTCGCGGACTCACGGCCGAGGCCGGGAAGATGA
- the scpA_1 gene encoding C5a peptidase precursor, with product MEEKQSRALGRLIKRLSAVRQTLRSDERGLLDGMVEASFGEVAGHQYRPARIEIESIKEEVMLKKVNRPAVKPEVEGHVMKPAAKPAAKPEVEGHVMKPAAKPAAKPEVEGHAAKPAAKPVVKPEVEGHAAKPAAKPAAKPEVEGHVAKPAAKPRVKP from the coding sequence ATGGAAGAGAAGCAGTCCCGTGCTCTGGGACGGCTCATCAAGCGGCTAAGCGCCGTGAGGCAGACACTGAGGAGTGATGAGCGCGGCCTGCTGGATGGGATGGTAGAGGCGTCATTCGGGGAAGTGGCCGGGCATCAGTACCGGCCGGCAAGAATCGAGATCGAATCCATCAAGGAGGAAGTCATGTTGAAGAAAGTGAACAGACCAGCAGTCAAGCCCGAGGTTGAGGGCCACGTGATGAAGCCGGCGGCCAAGCCCGCTGCCAAGCCCGAGGTTGAGGGCCACGTGATGAAACCGGCGGCCAAGCCCGCTGCCAAGCCCGAGGTCGAAGGCCATGCGGCCAAGCCCGCGGCGAAGCCGGTGGTCAAGCCCGAGGTCGAAGGCCATGCGGCCAAGCCCGCGGCCAAGCCCGCGGCCAAGCCCGAGGTTGAGGGCCATGTGGCCAAGCCCGCGGCCAAGCCCAGGGTCAAGCCGTAG
- the crp_1 gene encoding cAMP-activated global transcriptional regulator CRP — protein MATTQVSAIQQILATCRIFSGVSPSGLAFLAAAARIRRLERGQMLFAQGDSADAFYLVASGSISLGLDSASGRELVINEMRPGDGFGELGLITGQPRSTGAIASEPSVLWAISRHDFAAVLESEPAMAKNLLREAASRLGKSSEREGALAFLDADSRLARVLLEMDRRAKDLGYIACSQEDLGRRVGLARQTVAELLGRWRRDGWILTGRGKIVLLNRAALRREAEEVESR, from the coding sequence ATGGCCACCACCCAGGTTTCTGCAATCCAGCAAATCCTCGCGACGTGTCGCATATTCAGCGGTGTATCGCCGAGCGGCCTGGCCTTCCTGGCAGCCGCGGCTCGGATAAGACGACTAGAACGGGGGCAGATGCTCTTTGCACAGGGTGATTCGGCAGACGCGTTCTACCTGGTTGCCAGCGGGTCGATCTCGCTCGGACTGGATAGTGCGAGCGGGCGCGAGCTGGTGATCAACGAGATGCGGCCTGGTGACGGTTTCGGAGAGTTGGGTTTGATCACTGGTCAGCCGCGCTCCACTGGCGCTATCGCCAGTGAGCCAAGCGTACTCTGGGCGATATCGCGCCATGACTTTGCGGCCGTGCTCGAGTCGGAACCCGCGATGGCGAAAAACCTGCTCCGCGAGGCGGCGAGCCGCCTGGGCAAGTCAAGCGAGCGTGAAGGGGCACTGGCCTTCCTGGATGCCGACTCTCGTCTGGCACGCGTCTTGCTAGAGATGGATCGGCGGGCTAAGGACCTCGGGTACATTGCCTGCTCGCAAGAGGATCTCGGCAGACGGGTCGGGCTTGCCCGGCAGACAGTGGCCGAGCTGCTCGGCCGGTGGCGCCGGGATGGGTGGATTCTCACCGGTCGGGGCAAGATCGTTCTGCTGAACCGCGCAGCCCTGCGCCGGGAGGCTGAGGAGGTGGAGTCGCGCTAG
- the rsbP gene encoding Phosphoserine phosphatase RsbP encodes MKAITAGDLIHWVPAFAVLPQHELEHLAALGRRETFPANALLLLEGQSSERLYVLLDGRVDILKALGTDGERLLGVRGPGSFIGEMSLFDGEGAHTASVRAATELEALSLPRSEMAGLISRQPALAYDLVRTMSQRLDESENQTIRDLLQKNRELTRAYDELRAAQAQLVEKERLEVELGVARSIQRSFLPRAAPKLPRYEFGMLIEPVSSVGGDLCAFFPLKGDRLGIAIGDVSGHGVGSALFMALAFSLLRGEASRGGAPDKVLRSVNRQLSGISDSGMFVTLLYGILDGPVRAFTYARAGHPSPVVARADGSQVVVAQGVGQPLGLFEELVLDMQNLAIPEGGKLLLYTDGATEASNSSGEQFGAERLFWTLSQAGHQSAQSICEKAFGAVRAHCGAASPEDDILLVSVRATA; translated from the coding sequence GTGAAAGCCATTACTGCAGGTGACCTGATCCACTGGGTTCCGGCCTTTGCCGTCCTACCTCAGCACGAGCTGGAGCATCTCGCGGCACTGGGCCGCCGCGAGACCTTCCCCGCCAACGCGCTGCTCTTGCTCGAGGGTCAAAGCAGCGAACGTCTCTACGTACTGCTGGATGGCCGAGTCGACATTCTCAAGGCCCTGGGGACCGACGGCGAGCGGCTGCTGGGTGTGCGGGGACCAGGGTCCTTCATCGGCGAGATGAGCCTGTTTGATGGCGAAGGAGCGCATACAGCCAGCGTTCGCGCCGCAACGGAGCTGGAAGCCTTGTCACTACCCCGAAGCGAGATGGCCGGCCTTATCAGCAGGCAGCCGGCGCTCGCTTACGACCTCGTGCGCACGATGAGCCAGCGTCTTGACGAATCGGAAAACCAGACCATTCGCGACCTCTTGCAGAAAAACCGCGAGCTAACGCGTGCCTATGACGAGCTGCGCGCGGCCCAGGCGCAATTGGTCGAGAAGGAACGCCTCGAGGTGGAGCTTGGGGTGGCGCGGTCGATCCAGCGCAGCTTTTTACCACGGGCGGCTCCAAAGCTACCTCGCTATGAATTCGGTATGCTGATCGAGCCGGTGTCAAGTGTCGGCGGGGACCTTTGCGCCTTTTTCCCGCTCAAGGGCGACCGACTGGGTATCGCCATCGGCGACGTCAGTGGACACGGAGTTGGTTCAGCGCTGTTTATGGCACTGGCTTTCAGCCTGCTGCGCGGCGAGGCGAGCCGCGGAGGGGCGCCAGACAAGGTCTTGCGCAGTGTCAACCGCCAGCTGTCGGGCATCAGCGACTCGGGCATGTTCGTAACGCTGCTCTATGGCATTCTGGATGGCCCGGTCCGCGCGTTCACCTATGCACGGGCAGGCCATCCCAGTCCTGTAGTCGCCCGGGCGGACGGATCGCAGGTTGTGGTTGCTCAGGGGGTGGGTCAACCGCTTGGGCTATTCGAAGAACTGGTGTTGGACATGCAGAATTTGGCCATCCCAGAGGGGGGGAAGCTATTGCTGTACACCGACGGAGCGACAGAAGCCAGTAATAGCAGCGGCGAGCAATTCGGGGCGGAGCGCCTTTTCTGGACGTTGAGCCAGGCGGGTCATCAGTCGGCCCAGAGCATCTGCGAGAAAGCGTTTGGTGCGGTGCGCGCTCATTGTGGCGCAGCATCACCAGAGGACGATATCCTCTTGGTCTCGGTTCGCGCAACAGCGTAA
- the cyaB gene encoding Adenylate cyclase 2 has translation MKTSQILVVDDNKMNRLLLARGLEQQGHHVSFAENGRQALEMLRAAPYDLVLLDVLMPEMDGYQVLGELMADTELKNVPVIMVSAVGELDSVVRCIEMGAEDYLPKPINPVLLKARIGSSLEKKRLRDQQRELIRKFATKEVAEDLEASGFALGGKYVPATVMFSDIRGFTTISESQPPADTIELLNDYYTLMMDAITGESGVVNQIVGDGLMAIFGAPRPCEDRMACAARAALSMIELIEQYDQDRVARKLQPIRIGIGISSGDVIAGYTGTQQRATYTCVGDTVNQAARLEAYTKVAGRPILLDDATRDGLGDAFALEDLGEVEVKGKTRPVHVFALKGRVS, from the coding sequence ATGAAGACCAGTCAGATCTTGGTGGTTGACGACAACAAGATGAATCGTCTGTTATTGGCGCGAGGTCTTGAACAGCAGGGCCACCATGTCTCTTTCGCGGAGAATGGACGACAAGCGCTCGAGATGCTTAGAGCTGCCCCCTATGACCTCGTCCTTCTGGACGTACTCATGCCGGAGATGGATGGCTACCAGGTGCTGGGAGAGCTCATGGCGGACACCGAGCTCAAGAACGTCCCTGTGATCATGGTCTCCGCGGTTGGCGAGCTCGACAGCGTGGTCAGGTGCATCGAGATGGGTGCTGAAGACTATTTGCCCAAGCCGATCAACCCCGTACTCCTGAAAGCCCGCATCGGATCCAGCCTTGAAAAGAAGCGCCTGCGCGACCAGCAGCGCGAACTGATTCGCAAGTTCGCTACCAAGGAGGTTGCCGAAGACCTCGAAGCCTCTGGTTTTGCCTTGGGTGGAAAGTACGTGCCTGCTACAGTGATGTTCTCAGACATCCGCGGCTTCACCACCATATCAGAGTCTCAGCCGCCCGCTGACACAATCGAGTTGCTGAACGACTATTACACGTTAATGATGGATGCCATAACCGGTGAGAGCGGCGTAGTTAACCAGATCGTAGGCGACGGCTTGATGGCCATTTTCGGTGCACCGAGGCCCTGTGAGGACAGGATGGCTTGCGCTGCGAGAGCGGCCTTGTCGATGATCGAGCTGATTGAGCAGTACGATCAGGACCGCGTGGCACGCAAACTTCAGCCCATCAGGATCGGTATCGGCATTTCCTCGGGCGACGTAATTGCGGGCTATACTGGCACTCAGCAACGGGCCACCTATACCTGTGTAGGAGACACGGTCAATCAGGCGGCCAGGCTCGAGGCGTACACCAAGGTGGCCGGTCGGCCGATTCTCCTGGATGATGCCACGCGGGATGGGCTGGGTGATGCCTTTGCTCTGGAAGACCTGGGCGAGGTTGAGGTGAAGGGCAAGACGAGGCCTGTGCACGTGTTTGCGCTGAAGGGTAGAGTGTCGTGA